Below is a window of bacterium DNA.
CCGCACGCCAGTTGCTCGTCCATGGCGATCCGAGCCGCCGCCTGCAACACGTCGTGCGCCTCTTCGTCGCTCGAATCGCCCTTGTAGTATTGAGTGAGCTTGGGCTTCAGTCCGAACGGAATGGGCCAGCTGCCGACGACGGTCGTGCGAATCATGTCGCGATTCTCTCACAAATCGGACGCGAAACGAGCCCCGCTACTCGGGCGCGCTGAGCCGCCACCGCGCGAGGAGATCAAAGCCCCGCGAGGCACCGCGGCTAACACGCCGGATCACTAGATCGGGGAATCCGCGATCACAGCCAGGCGTAGGCGCGCCGCAGCACCTCGGTGCCGCCGTGCTCGACCCAGGCGCCGTGGGACAGCACGATCCGCTCGGGCTTCCAGGCGAGCATTCGGTCGACTTGCTCGCGGGCCTCGGCACGGCGTCGGATCATCAGGTGCTCGAGCCAGGTCGCACCGGGTTCCTGGTTTCCGAGCAGACGGGCTACCACGCGGGTCCAGCGCGAGGAGTGGACACTGAGATTGAAGATGATGTCCGCGCAGATCATCGTGGTACTGGCCCGGTGGAAGAAGACGACTTCGTTCTCCATGCTGCGCGCGGCGAAGAACACCTGGTCGATCTCGCCCTGCCACTCCGGCTCCGGCTCGTCGCCCAGCGTTCGTGACCAGCGCAAGTCGTCGCGTTTGGCTTCGAGCCCAGGACAGGCACAGACCACCGCCTTGGGGTGGGCGTCGATCCACTCCCCCACGTGCAGATGATGGAACAGGCTTGGCGCCACCACGGCCTTGACGGGCCCGAGGGCGCCGACCGCCTCGCCGACGCCGGCGTCCAGCGAGGTGGGCGAGTGGACGAAGAGTCCGCCGTCGGCCAGGCGCACCACGGTCATGCGCGTGCCGGTCTCGACGCCCAGGAAGCGAAGGGGTCGAGTCGCCACCCAGGCATCGGGGGCGATCGCAGACAAGGGGGACTGATCCGTCACTACGCCGCCAAGATAGCCGGCTCTTTAGGGATCTATACCGAGGGCGCACGATCCCGCACGGGGGAGCAGGGACGCTTCCCTCCGGCCGGGCAATCGCGCTGATCGAGGCCGGCCCGGAATTCGCAGCGGATCCAATCACGATCGACGAGGTATAGCTCTGAGTTCAGCGCGATTGCATCCCCGCTCAGATGCTGCGAGCCTGCCCGGCATGAGCGGCGCCCCCCCTCGCAACGTTTCCAAGGCCGATCGCCCGCCCGCGGTACTCGTGGGCGTCCAGCTCCAGGGCGTCACGGACGAGGCCTTCGCGAGTTCGCTGAACGAACTCGAACGTCTGGGCAAGACGCTTGGATTGCGCGTCATCGGGCGCGTGACGCAGAAGCGCAAGGGCCTGGGCGGGAGCAACGTCGTCGGCGAGGGAAAGCTCCGGGAGCTCGCGGGCTACACGGGTGGGCAGGGCTTCGTTCCGAGCTATGCGCCACCCGGCTCCCGGGCGCGCTCGGAAGAGGACGAACCCGCGGACGATGCGGTTGAAACAGAGGTCGAAGAAGAAGAGGGCTCGCCCACCGATGCGGTCACCGTCCTCGTCGACCAGGACCTCACGCCGACGCAGATGCGCAACCTGGAGATGGCCACAGGCGTCGAGGTGCTCGACCGCTCGATGGTCATTCTCTCGATCTTCCAGCGCCACGCGCGCACCCGTGAGGCCAAGATCCAGGTCGAGATCGCGCGCCTCGTCTACATGGCACCGCGGCTTCGCGAGGCCAACGCGGGCACCGAACGGCAGCGCGGCGGGGTCGGCGGCAAGGGAGCGGGCGAATCGACTCTCGAGCTAGGCCGGCGCGCCGTGCGCGACCGCATCGCGGAGCTGCGGCGAAGCCTCGTCGTGGTGCAACGCGAAGCGGATGTGCAGCGAAGTCGTCGTAGCGGGAGCGCGACCCAGACGGTCGCTCTCGTCGGCTACACGAACGCGGGCAAGTCGCGGTTGATGCGCGCGCTGACGAACAACGCGATGTATGTCGCGGACCAGCTCTTCGCGACGCTGGACACCACGGTGCGCGCGCTGGTGCCCGAGACGCGCCCGCGGATCCTCGTCTCCGATACGGTCGGCTTCATCAAGGCTCTTCCCCACGATCTCGTTGCGTCGTTCCGCTCCACCCTGGAGGAAGCCCGGGACGCGAGCCTGCACCTGCACCTGGTAGATGCCTCGGACCCCGCATTCCGCAATCAGTACGACGTGACGCGCCAGGTGCTCGGCGAGATTGGTGCGGAGGACCACCCGCGCCTTCTGATCCTCAACAAATGCGATCTGATCTCCGAAACGCAGCGCTCGGCGCTCGCCGAAGAGTTTCCTGAGGCGGTCATGATGTCAGCGAAGTCGCCCGAGGACGTGCTCGCGCTGCACGGTCGAATTCGCGATTTCTTCGAACGCTCGATGGAAGAGGAAGAGTTCGTGATCCCGTACGATGAGCAGAGGAAGGTCGCCCTACTGCACGAACGCTGTCGCGTGCTCGATGAGCGCTACGACGAGGACGGCGCACACGTTCGAGTACGCGCACCTGCCGCATTGCTCGGCAGCCTCCGTCGCGAGATCTAGCCCTCGTTCGTCGGGCTAGGGGCGGATCTAGGAGTCCACGAGGCTCCGAGCAGATTCCCGCGAGACCATTGGTGTGCTGCGGAAGTGATGTGATCCGAGGAACCGCACCAGATCACTCGAACTCGTGGCTGCGGCCCTGCCGGCTGGCCATTGCGAAGAGTTCGCACGTGGCGCTCAGTCGATCGATCGCGAACGCTATTCATCATGATCCACGTCGGCAACGACCCCTACAGAATCCTGCCGGCTCCAACGTCACCCCCAATGTGCTTTTTCGAACACAGGGAAAGGCGATCGCCGCGGGATAGGAGCCGTGCCATGTTCCGGGTCGATCCATCCGGCGGTCGATGATTTGTAGGCGCGACACGTGCCACGGCCGGGCAGATCGGTAGAGTCTCGGCTCTCTCCTCCGCGAGGTGTCCAATGACTTCCAAGACAAGATCCCGCAGCGCGTCCGAGATCATGAACCGACGAGTGGAGGGCGTCGCCCCCGACGCCCCGATTGCCGCAGCGACCCACACGTTGATGCGGCGTGGCTACTCCGGCGCACCCGTCGTGGACGAAGGGGGGCAGCTGTTGGGGGTGCTGTCCGAGGAGGACTGCATCCGTGTGCTCGCAGAATCGATCTACGAAGGCTGGCCCGCAGGGACGGCCGCCGACCACATGACCCAGGAGGTCGAGGTGGCGGCGCCGGACGAGGACGTCTTTGCCGTGGCCGGACGCTTCTCGGAGGGCGGTCACCGCCGCATCTTCGTGGTGGACGAGGGCCGACTGGCCGGCATGATCTCGCGCCGCGA
It encodes the following:
- a CDS encoding CBS domain-containing protein — its product is MNRRVEGVAPDAPIAAATHTLMRRGYSGAPVVDEGGQLLGVLSEEDCIRVLAESIYEGWPAGTAADHMTQEVEVAAPDEDVFAVAGRFSEGGHRRIFVVDEGRLAGMISRRDLLRALDSMRAEVERGERSDTYSLIQIRHQKYD
- a CDS encoding DUF4336 domain-containing protein; this translates as MSAIAPDAWVATRPLRFLGVETGTRMTVVRLADGGLFVHSPTSLDAGVGEAVGALGPVKAVVAPSLFHHLHVGEWIDAHPKAVVCACPGLEAKRDDLRWSRTLGDEPEPEWQGEIDQVFFAARSMENEVVFFHRASTTMICADIIFNLSVHSSRWTRVVARLLGNQEPGATWLEHLMIRRRAEAREQVDRMLAWKPERIVLSHGAWVEHGGTEVLRRAYAWL
- the hflX gene encoding GTPase HflX; the protein is MSGAPPRNVSKADRPPAVLVGVQLQGVTDEAFASSLNELERLGKTLGLRVIGRVTQKRKGLGGSNVVGEGKLRELAGYTGGQGFVPSYAPPGSRARSEEDEPADDAVETEVEEEEGSPTDAVTVLVDQDLTPTQMRNLEMATGVEVLDRSMVILSIFQRHARTREAKIQVEIARLVYMAPRLREANAGTERQRGGVGGKGAGESTLELGRRAVRDRIAELRRSLVVVQREADVQRSRRSGSATQTVALVGYTNAGKSRLMRALTNNAMYVADQLFATLDTTVRALVPETRPRILVSDTVGFIKALPHDLVASFRSTLEEARDASLHLHLVDASDPAFRNQYDVTRQVLGEIGAEDHPRLLILNKCDLISETQRSALAEEFPEAVMMSAKSPEDVLALHGRIRDFFERSMEEEEFVIPYDEQRKVALLHERCRVLDERYDEDGAHVRVRAPAALLGSLRREI